A section of the Oncorhynchus tshawytscha isolate Ot180627B linkage group LG09, Otsh_v2.0, whole genome shotgun sequence genome encodes:
- the si:ch211-195b15.7 gene encoding synembryn-A: MDMDLERIIQCIKQGDQDSVQIHLDHYNTQYAECFFFNIEERERRKQKELDEFRKNKMRDFVPDSDSDFNSDSDDAEDQDLLLRRRLAAALVWFIRTQLQPGVLRVTLRTLRILSRDRQALAPLVTDTALLTLAHLGGITSLPIPEGQEEDEEEGHDAEREDYGYVLGDVSSDACKQSDTEASECSRGANANASLLAVSNVDANVVGASPTQHSLAQSSQTCPALDTANNSQGGATTSPSVTRDPCCTLSTETCHDNLRSVSTETCTAEHHCSPGHGALVRGKKDAREEMDEEEDKEDKEEDDQVGRREALKALCNIIYNSQRAQERVSALRLLSGLSDKLKQGISAKALPSGQFYELRLLFLLTALRPELRVQLQQERGVSMLTAALEQCLSARWGEEYEVLSDHSAPPVSKEVSQRAVEILKTLFNITYSFHRQEPDEEDAALYRRLAAVLRHCLLLTCDGEELTEEIQGHTVNVLSALPLQCLDVLLSVRLTEGSQEWEGVNMDTVHTLLTFMERRLDRGQKLKEKLTPVLNLLTESCRAHRETRHYLRQQILPPLRDVALRPEQGATVRGRLVRLMTHMDTDIKHCAAELLFVLCKENVSRFVKYTGYGNAAGLLAARGLLSGGQVTHAQYSSDSDSDTEEYREAKRRINPVTGRVEEEQPDPMEGMTEQEKEQEALRLISLFNRLSRDKIIQPVGVMTGGGLEPLCGQMRGSTVEEVESEGESEEEREK; encoded by the exons atGGATATGGACTTGGAGAGGATCATTCAGTGCATCAAACAAGGAGACCAGGACAGTGTCCAGATACACCTGGACCACTACAACACTCAG TATGCTGAATGCTTCTTCTTCAATAttgaggagagggaaagaagaaag CAAAAAGAGCTGGATGAG TTCAGGAAGAACAAAATGAGGGACTTTGTTCCCGACTCGGACTCTGATTTCAACTCAGACTCAGATGACGCTGAGGACCAGGATCTCCTTCTCAGACGG aggCTGGCTGCAGCCCTGGTGTGGTTTATCCGTACCCAGCTCCAGCCGGGGGTTCTGAGAGTGACCCTGCGTACGCTACGTATCCTGTCCCGCGACCGGCAGGCTCTGGCGCCCCTGGTGACCGACACCGCCCTCCTCACCCTAGCCCACCTGGGCGGCATAACCTCCCTGCCCATCCCCGAAGGccaggaggaggacgaggaggaaggTCATGATGCCGAGAGAGAAGATTACGGCTATGTCCTCGGTGACGTCAGTTCGGATGCCTGTAAACAGAGCGACACAGAGGCCAGTGAGTGCAGTAGGggtgctaatgctaatgctagctTGTTAGCAGTTAGCAATGTGGATGCTAACGTTGTCGGTGCTAGCCCGACCCAGCACTCCTTGGCCCAGTCCAGTCAGACCTGTCCAGCCCTGGATACGGCCAACAACAGCCAAGGTGGAGCAACGACATCGCCATCAGTGACCAGGGACCCCTGCTGCACCCTCAGTACAGAAACCTGCCATGACAACCTGCGCTCTGTCTCCACGGAAACCTGCACTGCCGAGCACCACTGCTCTCCGGGTCATGGAGCTCTGGTGCGCGGAAAGAAGGATGCCCGGGAAGAgatggatgaagaggaggacaaaGAAGATAAAGAGGAAGATGAccaggtggggaggagggaggcccTGAAAGCCCTTTGTAATATAATCTACAACAGTCAGAGGGCGCAAGAGAGGGTCAGCGCTCTGAG actgctctctggTCTATCTGACAAGCTGAAGCAGGGGATCAGTGCCAAAGCTCTTCCCAGTGGTCAGTTTTATGAACTACGGCTGCTCTTCCTGCTGACGGCTCTGAGACCAGAGCTCAGGGTGCAACTGCAGCAG GAGCGAGGGGTGTCCATGCTGACTGCAGCTCTGGAGCAGTGTCTGTCTGCGCGGTGGGGGGAAGAGTACGAGGTGCTGAGTGACCACAGTGCGCCCCCTGTCTCTAAGGAGGTGTCACAGCGAGCTGTGGAGATCCTCAAGACCCTGTTCAACATCACATACAGCTTCCACAGACAGGAGCCAGATGAG GAGGATGCAGCTCTCTATCGCCGCCTGGCTGCAGTGCTACGTCACTGCCTGCTGCTGACCTGTGACGGAGAAGAACTCACTGAGGAGATACAGGG GCACACAGTGAATGTGCTCTCTGCCCTACCCCTACAATGTCTGGACGTGCTGCTGTCTGTGCGTCTGACGGAGGGTTCACAGGAGTGGGAAGGGGTCAACATGGACACTGTCCACACCCTACTCACCTTCATGGAGAGACGCCTGGACAGG GGTCAGAAGTTGAAGGAGAAACTGACTCCAGTCCTGAATCTGTTGACTGAGAGCTGCCGCGCGCACCGCGAGACACGCCACTACCTCAGACAACAG ATCCTCCCCCCTCTGAGGGACGTGGCCTTGAGGCCGGAGCAGGGGGCCACAGTGAGGGGACGTCTGGTGCGCCTGATGACCCACATGGACACGGACATCAAGCACTGTGCTGCCGAGCTCCTCTTTGTGCTCTGCAAAGAGAACG tgagtCGTTTTGTGAAGTACACAGGCTACGGTAACGCAGCAGGTTTGCTGGCAGCGAGGGGCTTGCTGAGTGGAGGTCAGGTGACCCACGCCCAGTACTCTAGCGACTCAGACTCTGACACAGAGGAATACAG GGAAGCTAAGAGGCGCATCAACCCAGTGacggggagggtggaggaggagcagCCAGACCCCATGGAGGGAATGACggagcaggagaaagagcaggaggcACTAAGACTCATCAGCCTGTTCAACAGGCTCTCacg ggacAAGATCATCCAACCCGTGGGAGTGATGACAGGGGGGGGACTGGAGCCCCTGTGTGGTCAGATGAGGGGGAGCACTGTGGAAGAGGTGGAatcagagggggagagtgaggaagagagggaaaagtAG